The window GGATCTTATCCGCCAACGGAAAATGGATTTCTGAAGGTTATTTCATCCTCAGGAACGACTGTGATTTCAACAGCAGGACTGATTTTAACGAACTTGCAAAAAATTGTCACAGGACAATTTTCACTAGATATGTTAGCGGGTCCTGTTGGGATCTATGACATGACAGGAGAAGTAGCCAAGCAAGGTGTGTTAACATTAATGCAGTTTGCGGCGTTCCTTAGTATCAACTTAGGCATCGTGAATTTATTACCGATTCCTGCACTAGACGGAGGACGTTTACTATTCTTGTTTGTTGAAGCCATTCGTGGTAAACCAATTAATCGTGAGAAAGAAGCACTTGTTGTCTTTATCGGTGTTGCATTCCTCATGCTGTTAATGCTAGTGGTTACGTGGAATGACATCCAGCGATTATTTTTATAAAAACCAATGTCTCTTGTTTCTCATTACGGGAAACAAGAGTTTTTGTGAGAAGTCCTATTTCATAAATGAGGTGTAACGACATGAGACAATCCCTGACTTTCATTCCAACTCTTCGAGAGGTGCCGGCAGATGCTGAGGCAAAAAGTCATCAGCTCTTAGTAAGAGCTGGGTTCATTAGACAAAATACAAGCGGAATCTATCATTATCTGCCGCTTGCTCATAAAGTCATCCAGCATATTCAATCCATTGTTCGCAAGGAAATGGAAAAGGCAGGAGCAGCTGAGCTGTTAATGCCAGTGCTGCAGCAGGCAGAAATGTGGCAAGAGTCAGGAAGATGGTATACATACGGTCCAGAATTGATGCGTATGAAAGATCGTCATGGCCGCGAGTTCGCACTTGGCCCAACGCACGAAGAGGTGATCACATCACTCGTACGCAGCGAAGTAAAATCGTATAAGAAGCTTCCTTTAACTCTTTATCAAATTCAATCAAAATTCCGCGATGAACAGAGACCGCGTTTTGGGCTGCTGCGCGGACGTGAATTTATTATGAAGGATGCGTACTCATTCCATTCTTCACCAGAAAGCCTTGATGACACATACAACAAGATGTTTACAGCTTACTCCAATGTATTCTCAAAAGTAGGTCTTAATTTTAGACCAGTCATTGCAGATTCTGGTGCAATGGGAGGAAAAGATACACATGAGTTTATGGCACTGTCAGAAGTAGGAGAAGATACAATTGCATACTCTGACACATCTTCCTATGCTGCGAACATTGAAATGGCTGAAGCTGTTTATCACGGAGAAGAAGCAAATCCTGCGGACTTCAAAGAACTTGAAAAAGTCCACACACCGCAAGTAAAAACGATTCAAGACATCGCTGGATTTTTAGAAGTTGATCCTTCTCTTTGTATCAAGTCTGTTTTGTTTAAAGCAGATGATGCGTATGTTCTAATCCTGACTAGAGGCGACCATGAAGTAAATGATGTGAAAGTGAAAAACTTGGTAGGAGCACAGCTTGTAGAGCTTGCTACTCGCGAAGAAGTACTAGAAGTCATTGGAACAGAGCCTGGATTTGTTGGTCCAGTGAAGCTGGAAGCAGAAGTCGATATTTATGCCGACCTTGCGGTTAAAGGCATGACAAATGCTGTCGCAGGTGCAAACGAAGCGGATTATCACTATGTCAATGTCAATCCTGCGCGCGATGTGTCAGTGAAAGAATTCACAGACCTTCGTTTGATTCAAGAAGGAGACGTTTCTCCAGATGGAGAAGGCACAATCCAGTTTGCTAAGGGGATTGAAGTAGGACAAGTCTTTAAACTAGGCACTCGTTATTCTGAGTCAATGGATGCGACGTACCTGGATGAGAATGGTCGAGCGCAGCCAATGATTATGGGCTGCTATGGTATCGGTATCTCCAGAACACTTTCAGCGATTGTTGAACAGCATCACGATGAGAAAGGAATCATTTGGCCGGAAGCTGTTGCGCCATATGATCTTCATCTCCTTGCATTAAATATGAAAAACGATGCTCAAAAAGAGCTCGCTGAAACGTTATACGAACGATTAGAAAATGAAGGCTTTGACGTACTTTTCGATGACCGCCAGGAGCGTGCCGGAGTGAAATTTGCAGACAGTGATTTAATTGGGCTGCCAATTCGCATTAGCTGCGGAAAACGTTCAGAAGAAGGCATTGTTGAAGTGAAGTTTAGAAAATCAGGTGAATCACATGAAGTATCTGTTGATGAGCTGATTTCATTTATACGCCAAGCATAAAAACGAACAAAAAAATGAAGGTACCTCCTGTAGAAAAGAGGTACCTTTCTGATTGACAAAAGGAGGGTCCTGTCTTGGATGAACAATTACCGATCACACGGCGGCAATTTCATATATTACTCAATCAGATTCAAATGACAGATGATGACCTCAGTCGTTACTTTGAAGAAGGAGAAATCGTCAAATTGACGGTGCATAAGGCGACGAAAACGTGGCATTTCCTTTTTAAATTTAAGGCGCTTCTGCCTTACAAGGTATATGCCATGTTTCTCAGCAGGCTGACAAATGCATTTTCTCATATTGCACAAGTCACTTGTACGATTGAAGTCAATGATCCAAACATCTCTGAAGAGCTCGTTCAATCGTATTGGTCACATTGTGTGGAAGAGCTTCAAGGAATTTCTCCTCCAATCATCAGCTTGCTTCAGCAGCAAAAACCATCGCTGTCTGGACATAAAATCATCATCAAAACGAAAAACGAAACAGAGGCTTTGGCCATCAAGAAGAAGTACAGCCCAATGCTCCAGGCTGCTTTTAAACAAGTGGGCTTTCCAGAGCTGCAATTCGATACAGAAATTTTTGTATCAGATCAAGAGATTCAGAAGTTCAGAGAACAAAAGCTTGCTGAAGATCAAGAAAGAGCGATGCAAGCCCTCACTGAGATGGAGAAGAAGGAAAGTGAGGAGCAGGATGAAGCTCCGTCTGGTCCTCTCATGATTGGCTATCAAATTAAAGACAATGAAGAAATTCGTACGCTTGATAGTATTATGGATGAGGAACGAAGAATCACCGTTCAAGGCTACGTATTCGATGCAGAAACGCGTGAGCTGAAAAGCGGCAGAACGCTTTGTATCTTTAAGATTACAGATTATACAAACAGTATTTTAATCAAAATGTTTGCAAGAGAAAAAGAAGATGCCCAGCTGATGAAATCATTGAAAAAAGGCATGTGGGTCAAAGCAAGAGGAAGCATTCAAAACGATACGTTTGTCAGAGACCTTGTCATGATTGCCAATGACGTCAATGAAATGAAACCTCAGCTGAAAGAGGATACGGCACCTGAGGGTGAAAAACGTGTCGAGCTTCATTTGCATTCCCCAATGAGCCAAATGGATGCTGTCACTGGCATTGGCAGGCTGGTGGAACAAGCAAAAAAATGGGGACATGAAGCGATTGCCCTGACGGATCATGCGGTTGTACAATCCTTCCCAGATGCGTATGCAGCAAGTAAAAAACATGACATCAAAATGATGTACGGTGTGGAAATCAACTTGGTCGACGACGGAGTACCCATTGCCTATAATCCGGAGCACCGTTTGTTAGATGACGCGACGTATGTCGTATTTGACGTAGAGACAACTGGACTTTCAGCCGTTTATGACACGATCATTGAGCTGGCAGCAGTGAAAATAAAAGGCGGGGAAATCATTGACCGCTTTGAGGCATTTGCAAATCCTCATCACCCATTATCAGCGACAACGATCGAATTAACGGGTATTACGGATGATATGGTCAGAGATGCTCCAGATGTCGTCGATGTCGTGCGCGATTTCAAAGAATGGATTGGACAAGATATCCTTGTTGCGCACAATGCAAGCTTTGATATGGGCTTTTTAAATGCAGCGTACAAACGCCTGTTAAAAACAGATAAAGCGTCAAACCCTGTGATTGATACACTTGAACTCGGCCGATTTCTTTACCCTGAATTTAAAAATCACCGGCTGAACACACTTTGTAAAAAGTTCGATATAGAACTGACGCAGCATCACCGGGCCATTTACGATGCAGAGGCGACAGGCTACCTCATGCTGAAGATGCTAAAAGATGCGGCTGAAAAAGGAATTGCCTATCACGATCAATTGAATGAAAACATGGGTCAGTCTAATGCCTACCAGCGCTCACGTCCTCACCATGCCATTCTGATCGCACAAAATGAGACCGGTCTGAAAAATTTATTCAAACTTGTTTCTCTTTCTCATATTCATTATTTCTACCGGGTGCCGCGCATTCCGCGCTCACAGCTTGAGAAATATCGAGAAGGTTTAATTATCGGGTCTGCCTGTGATAAGGGTGAGGTCTTTGAAGGGATGATGCAAAAATCACCTGATGAGGTGGAAGACATTGCAGCATTTTACGACTATTTAGAAGTTCATCCGCCAGAAGTGTATCAGCATCTGCTGCAGCTGGAGCTTGTTCGAGATGAACGTGCGTTAAAAGAAATCATCACAAACATTGTGAAGCTTGGCGAAAAGCTCAATAAACCAGTCGTGGCAACTGGAAATGTGCATTATCTGCATCCAGAAGACAAAATTTATCGTAAAATCTTAATTTCATCACAGGGTGGAGCAAATCCGCTTAACCGTCACGAACTGCCAAAAGTTCATTTTAGAACGACAGATGAAATGCTTGAAGCATTCTCCTTCCTAGGAGACGAAAAAGCGAAAGAGATCGTCGTGGCGAATACGAAAAAAGTATCTGAGATGGTCGAAAGCATTAAACCAATCAAAGATGACCTATACACACCAAAAATTGAAGGTGCAGATGAAGAAATACGGGAAATGAGCTATCAAATGGCGCGCAGCATCTACGGAGATGATTTGCCGAAAATTGTAGAAGACCGTATTGAGAAAGAATTAAAAAGTATTATCGGCCATGGATTCGCCGTTATTTACTTAATCTCTCATAAGCTTGTAAAGAAATCACTTGATGATGGATATCTTGTTGGTTCAAGGGGATCTGTCGGCTCATCTCTTGTTGCAACATTAACAGAGATTACCGAAGTGAACCCACTTGCCCCGCATTATGTATGTCCAAGCTGTAAGCATTCAGAGTTCTTTAATGACGGATCTGTTGGTTCAGGCTTTGATCTTCCTGACAAAAACTGCCCAGAATGTGGTACGCCGTACAAAAAAGACGGACATGATATTCCGTTTGAAACGTTCTTAGGTTTTAAAGGAGACAAAGTCCCTGATATCGACTTGAACTTCTCAGGTGAATATCAGCCGATTGCACATAACTATACGAAAGAGCTGTTTGGTGAAGAGTATGTATACCGAGCAGGTACGATTGGTACTGTTGCAGAAAAAACAGCTTATGGTTACGTGAAAGGCTACGCAGGAGATCATAATCTTCATATGAGGGGCGCAGAAATCGACCGGCTTGTCCAAGGCTGTACAGGGGTCAAACGGACAACGGGCCAGCACCCAGGCGGTATTATCGTAGTGCCGGATTATATGGACATTTATGATTTCTCACCAATTCAATATCCAGCAGATGCGACAGGTTCTGATTGGAAAACGACGCATTTTGATTTCCATTCAATCCATGACAACTTGCTCAAGCTGGATATACTAGGGCACGATGATCCAACGGTTATTCGTATGCTTCAGGATTTAAGCGGAATTGATCCAAAAACGATTCCAACAGACGATCCTGAAGTAATGAAAATTTTCCAAGGAACAGAGCCTCTAGGTGTAACA is drawn from Bacillus pumilus and contains these coding sequences:
- a CDS encoding PolC-type DNA polymerase III; translated protein: MTDDDLSRYFEEGEIVKLTVHKATKTWHFLFKFKALLPYKVYAMFLSRLTNAFSHIAQVTCTIEVNDPNISEELVQSYWSHCVEELQGISPPIISLLQQQKPSLSGHKIIIKTKNETEALAIKKKYSPMLQAAFKQVGFPELQFDTEIFVSDQEIQKFREQKLAEDQERAMQALTEMEKKESEEQDEAPSGPLMIGYQIKDNEEIRTLDSIMDEERRITVQGYVFDAETRELKSGRTLCIFKITDYTNSILIKMFAREKEDAQLMKSLKKGMWVKARGSIQNDTFVRDLVMIANDVNEMKPQLKEDTAPEGEKRVELHLHSPMSQMDAVTGIGRLVEQAKKWGHEAIALTDHAVVQSFPDAYAASKKHDIKMMYGVEINLVDDGVPIAYNPEHRLLDDATYVVFDVETTGLSAVYDTIIELAAVKIKGGEIIDRFEAFANPHHPLSATTIELTGITDDMVRDAPDVVDVVRDFKEWIGQDILVAHNASFDMGFLNAAYKRLLKTDKASNPVIDTLELGRFLYPEFKNHRLNTLCKKFDIELTQHHRAIYDAEATGYLMLKMLKDAAEKGIAYHDQLNENMGQSNAYQRSRPHHAILIAQNETGLKNLFKLVSLSHIHYFYRVPRIPRSQLEKYREGLIIGSACDKGEVFEGMMQKSPDEVEDIAAFYDYLEVHPPEVYQHLLQLELVRDERALKEIITNIVKLGEKLNKPVVATGNVHYLHPEDKIYRKILISSQGGANPLNRHELPKVHFRTTDEMLEAFSFLGDEKAKEIVVANTKKVSEMVESIKPIKDDLYTPKIEGADEEIREMSYQMARSIYGDDLPKIVEDRIEKELKSIIGHGFAVIYLISHKLVKKSLDDGYLVGSRGSVGSSLVATLTEITEVNPLAPHYVCPSCKHSEFFNDGSVGSGFDLPDKNCPECGTPYKKDGHDIPFETFLGFKGDKVPDIDLNFSGEYQPIAHNYTKELFGEEYVYRAGTIGTVAEKTAYGYVKGYAGDHNLHMRGAEIDRLVQGCTGVKRTTGQHPGGIIVVPDYMDIYDFSPIQYPADATGSDWKTTHFDFHSIHDNLLKLDILGHDDPTVIRMLQDLSGIDPKTIPTDDPEVMKIFQGTEPLGVTEEQIGCKTGTLGIPEFGTRFVRQMLEDTKPTTFSELVQISGLSHGTDVWLGNAQELIHNKTCELSEVIGCRDDIMVYLIYQGLEPSLAFKIMESVRKGKGLPPEWEEEMKNNNVPNWYIDSCKKIKYMFPKAHAAAYVLMAVRIAYFKVHHALLYYAAYFTVRADDFDIETMTKGSNAIRAVMDDINSKGLDASPKEKNLLTVLELALEMCERGYHFKKVDLYRSSATEFIIDGDGLIPPFNSIPGLGTNVALNIVRARQDGEFLSKEDLQKRGKVSKTILEYLDRQGCLEALPDQNQLSLF
- a CDS encoding proline--tRNA ligase; this encodes MRQSLTFIPTLREVPADAEAKSHQLLVRAGFIRQNTSGIYHYLPLAHKVIQHIQSIVRKEMEKAGAAELLMPVLQQAEMWQESGRWYTYGPELMRMKDRHGREFALGPTHEEVITSLVRSEVKSYKKLPLTLYQIQSKFRDEQRPRFGLLRGREFIMKDAYSFHSSPESLDDTYNKMFTAYSNVFSKVGLNFRPVIADSGAMGGKDTHEFMALSEVGEDTIAYSDTSSYAANIEMAEAVYHGEEANPADFKELEKVHTPQVKTIQDIAGFLEVDPSLCIKSVLFKADDAYVLILTRGDHEVNDVKVKNLVGAQLVELATREEVLEVIGTEPGFVGPVKLEAEVDIYADLAVKGMTNAVAGANEADYHYVNVNPARDVSVKEFTDLRLIQEGDVSPDGEGTIQFAKGIEVGQVFKLGTRYSESMDATYLDENGRAQPMIMGCYGIGISRTLSAIVEQHHDEKGIIWPEAVAPYDLHLLALNMKNDAQKELAETLYERLENEGFDVLFDDRQERAGVKFADSDLIGLPIRISCGKRSEEGIVEVKFRKSGESHEVSVDELISFIRQA